AGGCTCAATGTCGCGTTGAGGAGGGACGTTTTCCAGCCCTTCGCTCCCTCAATACTCTGGGAGAAAGCTGGGGAATACCTCAAAGACCTAAACGGCAATCCAAACGAGTTCATGACGATGGGCTACACCGCGAGCAGGAAGTTTAAACAGGAAGCACCGGCAGTCATCCACATCGATAATACAACAAGGCCCCAAGCGGTTAGGAGAAAAACAAACCCTATGTATTATTCAATAATTAAAGAATTCAATAAAAAAACTGGCCTCGGTGCGGTGTTAAACACCAGCTTCAACATACACGGTGAGCCGATAGTTTGCTCGCCGGAGGATGCGCTGAAAACTTTCATGAAAGCCGAGCTGGACGTTCTGGTGATTGAGGGATATGCCGTGTTCCAGTAGAACTCTAAGAGAATCAGGCAGATTTTGAGGGGGTGTGGGGGACGTTCCATCCCCCTCAGAAGAGCCACTGGTTCTCAATGCACTCGTCGCACGGTGGCTTCTCACCGGCTATAGCCTTGAACTTCTTGTAGATGCACTCCGGCAGGCCGAGGGGGCAACGGTCAGGGGTAACACCCGGCCTCACCTTGGTCGGGTCGAGCTTTATCTTGATGAAAGCTTCGTACTCCTCGACCTTCTTCCAGGGAAGAACTTTGGCGCCGTAAATTACTAGGTCGTCAAATATCTTCGCGTAGTCGCCGACAACCGCGTTTTCCTTGAGGATAACGTTCTCCCCTACTACCACGCCCTCTCCGAGGATAGTGTCCTTCAGCTCGGAGCGCTCTTTGATAATGTCATTCCCAATGAGTATTGAGTGCTTAAAGTATGCCCTATCCTCAACGATCGTATTGGGGCCGATGTAGGTGTAAGATTTGATCTTAACACCGTGGCCTATCTTGGCTCCTTCATCGATGTAAACCGGCCCCTGGATTTTCACGTCCTCTGGAACCTCTGCCGTTTCCTTTATTACCATGTAACCATTGTCCTTTGCTATCTCGTCCATCGCAATCTGGTGGGCGTAGAATAGGTCTGTTGGAGTGCCCAAATCGACCCAGTAGTACTCGCGCGGCATCTTGTAAGCATAAACCCGACCCGCACCAACGAGTTTCGGAAGGACGTCCCTCTCAAAGTAGACCTCCTTACCCTTCGGAATCTCCTCAAGGATTTTCTTGTTCACGACGTAGAGTCCTGCATCCACGAGGTTTGTCTTTGGTCTGTGTGGCTTCTCCTCGAAGTGGGTCACCTTTCCTTCATCATCAGTCTCAACTACACCGTAGCGCTCCGGATCATAGACTTTGGTAACGGCCACCGTCACAAGCCCGTCGTTCTTTTTGTGGGCGTCTATAAGCTCCTTGAAGTTGAAGCTGGTGAAGACATCGCCGTAGATAACTAGGAAGTCATCACCCACGTAGTCCTCAACGTTCTTAAGCGCACCTCCAGTTTCGAGCGGCATTGGATCATTGACGAAGTGTATATCCTTTGGATAGTCTGCCATCTTCTCATCTATGAATTCCCTTATCTCACCGCGCATGTAATGAACCGAGAGTATGACTTCGTCTATCTCCTGAATCTTCTCGAGACTCTCGAGGAGGTACTGAAGGTTAGGCTTTCCGAGAACCGGGATCATCGGCTTTGGTCGTGTTGATGAGAGGGGCCTTAAGCGGGTGCCGAATCCACCTGCAAGAATAACTGCCTTCATGATATCACCATCTCTATTTCGACCGGGGGTTTTATATATTTTACGGCTATAAAATATATAACCGGCCGGTTACAAATCTAACCGGCGGTGAAATTTAATCCTTAACCTTGAATTCAATTATCTTTAAGTTCCCAGACTTCCGTGGGACAAAGCACTTGCCTCCGCAGATTTTCTTCATTGGGCAGGTTTCACAGGCGGGGGAGGAGCCCTTCTGAACCTCCTCAATGTAGCCAAGGCTCTTTAGTATCTCTATCGCGGCCTCAACATCCTCTTTTTTCATGTTCAGTTCACGTGCTATCTCATCCGGTGTCTTCTTGCCTTCCTTTATGAGATTCAGCACCTTTTCTAGTGTGTTCAACTTCACCACCCCAGTGCAATTCCTATATGCCATAGCAGGATTCCCACCACCGAGGCCACGGTTATCATGTAGGCCGTTGCCAGTGTCGCCCACTTCCAGTTGCTCTCTCCCTTTATGGCACCGATGGTGGCTATGCACGGAATGTAGAGCGTCGTCACTGCTAGGAGCACGTAAGCCTGTAGGGGAGTCATCGCGTTCCTTATGGCCGATTCACTGCCGTAGAGTACTCCATAGGTTGATATGACGTTCTCCTTAGCTATGATTCCAAAGAGCAGGCTCACTGCGGCCTTCCAGTCGAGACCCATTAACCGCATAAACGGCTCGAAGAAGTGCCCTATCTGCTCGGCGTAGCTCCTCCCGGTTCCAACGGGGGCTGGGTAGTTGCTGAGGTACCAGATGAATATTGCCCCGAGCAGGATAACCGTTCCAGCTTTCCGGACGAACTCCTTGCTCCTCTCCCATGAGTGGATGAGCAGGCTCCTCCAGCTGGGTATAAGGTATTCAGGAAGCTCGATGACGAAGGGACTGCTCTCCCCTGAGACGAAGCGGCTCACGAGCCATGCTGAAGCGAGGGCAACCGCGAAGGCCAACATGTAGATGCTCACCGCGACGAGGGCCTTTTCCTTACCAAAGAATATGGCGGATATGAAGCTTATAACGCTCAGCCTCGCGGAGCAGGGGACGAAGGGGTTAACGAACATGGTTACTAACCTGCTCCTCTCATCGTCCAAGTTCCTTGCTGACATTACCGCCGGAACGTTGCACCCGAGACCGAGTATGAGGGGGATTACCGCCTTCCCCGGGAGGCCGAATCTCCTGAGTATCCCTTCCATCAAAACGGCCACCCTCGCCATGTACCCAAGGTCCTCAAGGAAAGTAAGGACGAAGAAGAGGAGGAAGACGAGCGGGAAGAAGCTGAGCACCATTCCAACGCCGCCTATGACTCCGTCCACTATAAGACCCCTAAGGGCTCCGTTGGCTATATGCGGTGCCAGCCAGTTGCCAAAGAGGGTGAACGCATTAGCCAGCCAGTTCTGGATTGGCAAACCGACGGCGAAGGTGAACTTGAAGACACCGTAGAACACCAGGGCTAGGGCTATGAAACCGTAAACGGGGTGGACGAGGAGCCTATCAAGACGGTCGGTAAAGTTATCCCTGGAGGCCTGGCCATAGCGCATGAACTCGTGGGTTAAGCCGTCGATGAACTCGTATTTCTGGCCGGCTATGATGAGGTCCATCGCCTTTCCGTAGCGCTCTTCCACCTCGTTTATGTGCGTCATGACGCTCTCAAGCCCTTCCTCCCCGAGGTAACGTTCGACAAGCTTTATAACCTCATCATCGCGCTGGAGGAGCTTTATCGCCAGCCATCTAAGGGGGTACTTTGCGGCCAGCTTTGTCCCCTCCAGAACCCGGGAGATGTGCTCTATCTCCCTCTCCACTTCAGGGTCGTAGTGAGGGATTATTGGAGTTTCCTTGATTTCACCATGGGCCACTTTCTGCGCTATTTTCTTGAGTTCATCCAGTCCCATACCGTCTTTGGCATCTAGTGGAACGACCGGAACGCCCAGAATCTTGGACATCTTCTCGATGTCGATCACGATGCCCTTCTTCTCCGCCAGGTCGATCTTGTTGAGGGCGATGACCATGTTCCTGAGTCCCATCTCAAATAGTTCCATTGTGAAGTAGAGGTTCCTCAGGATGGAAGTAGAGTCCACGACGTTCACAACGACGTCGGGGTTTCCATTGAGGAGGAAGTTTCTAGCGACGAGTTCGTCAACTGAGTGGGCGGTTAGGGAGTAGGTTCCGGGAAGGTCAACGACGAGAAAGCGCTCACCCTTGTAGTCAAAGGCTCCCTCCTTCTTCTCAACGGTGACGCCAGGCCAGTTACCGACGTGCTGGTGCATCCCGGTTAGGGCATTGAATATCGTTGTTTTGCCGACGTTGGGATTTCCCGCCAGGGCAATAACCTTCATGGCCATGTTATCACCACCTTAAACTTTCCTAACGAGTATCTTGGCAGTCATTCCCTTGCCAACCGCCAGCCTTGTGTTACCTGCCTCCACAACGACAGGGCCAAACTGATGCTTCTCAAGGATCCTTATGATAACCCCTGGAGCAATACCCATGGCGTAGAGCCTGCTCCTCAGTCCTGAACCACCAGCTATGTTAACCACGACTCCTCTTTCCCCAGGTCTCAGTTCAATTAATGGCACAACCATGTTCATCACCGTTAGGCTTTCCTAATCCTAATTCTGAGTTATTTAGAGGACCTTAAAAAGCTTTGGTGAGCCTAAGGAATCTCTCCGGTTCGGAATTCAAAATCTAGAGGTTCTAAGGTATTCCAGTTGGTGCGCTTTGAAAGTTCTGAAAAAGTATTTAAGGATTTGGAGATTATCTAATAATCTAACTGGAGGTGTGTTGTTTATGGTAGAGATCCCACCTAAAGAACCTAAGAAAACATCCTTAGGGATGGATGAGAACGTTGAGGGATTGCTGGCATATCTCCTTGGTGCCCTGACTGGGGTAATCTTCCTAGTGCTTGAGAAGGACAGCGATTTCGTCCGTTTCCACGCAATGCAGTCAACGATATTGTTCATAGGGCTCTGGATTCTCCAGGTTATCCTTGGGGCAATATTCTGGCCGCTTGGAACCCTTGTGGTGTTCATCGAATTCGCCGTGTGGGCTTTTGGCATGGTAAAAGCCTACCAGGGTGAACGCTACAAGTTTCCATACATTGGAGACCTCGCTGAGGGGTGGATGGACAAAATCTGAGCCCAACTTTTTAAAGGCCTGTTTCCTTTTTTCTACATGCCTTCGGTTGAAGATGCTGTAAGAGAACTTCAGAGGTTCTCGCGTGAGTCAGGGATAGATAAAAGGCAAATCCTCATCATGTTCTCAGGCGGAAAGGACAGCTCACTAGCACTCTACTTGCTCAAAGAGGCCGGTTTAAACGTCTCGGCATTGACCTTCTTCCACCGCTGGAGCTGGGGGGAACCACTGAACTGGGCAATGAGATTCACCAGAAAGCTCGGTGTCGAGCACTTTCTGGTCGACATAACGGAGGGCCTCCTTAGGGAGGCAATGGGAAGGAAGGGACCGGTCTGCATTAACTGTAAGAAAGCCATGCTCTGGAACGCCAAGTGGTTCGCGATAAACAACGGCTTCGACATCCTTGTCAAGGGCGACAACGCCAACGACAAAATCATAGGTGCCCTACTGAACCAGTGCAAAGGAGATATAAGGCTCTGCAACATCCCAAAGATTGGAATGCCCATACTGAGGCCCCTGATAAAATACACAGCCGAGGAGGTAAAAGGCCTCACTGAAGAAGCTGGCATAAGACCATACCGCATGTACGAGCACGCAAGGAGACGGCAGTGGCGCGAGGGCTGCCCCCTTCAGTACATAGACCGTGAGGAGATTGTAACGGAGAAGTTGATGGATCTGGTTTATGGGGTGAACTACAAGGTAAGTAGGATAGCCAGAAGGAAAAAGGTTCGCGTCAGCGTCCGCGTTCCTAGCTTTGAGGTGATGTGCTGGGGCTGCGACGAGGAAACGCTCCATGAGGTT
The DNA window shown above is from Thermococcus sp. and carries:
- a CDS encoding NDP-sugar synthase; the protein is MKAVILAGGFGTRLRPLSSTRPKPMIPVLGKPNLQYLLESLEKIQEIDEVILSVHYMRGEIREFIDEKMADYPKDIHFVNDPMPLETGGALKNVEDYVGDDFLVIYGDVFTSFNFKELIDAHKKNDGLVTVAVTKVYDPERYGVVETDDEGKVTHFEEKPHRPKTNLVDAGLYVVNKKILEEIPKGKEVYFERDVLPKLVGAGRVYAYKMPREYYWVDLGTPTDLFYAHQIAMDEIAKDNGYMVIKETAEVPEDVKIQGPVYIDEGAKIGHGVKIKSYTYIGPNTIVEDRAYFKHSILIGNDIIKERSELKDTILGEGVVVGENVILKENAVVGDYAKIFDDLVIYGAKVLPWKKVEEYEAFIKIKLDPTKVRPGVTPDRCPLGLPECIYKKFKAIAGEKPPCDECIENQWLF
- a CDS encoding DNA-binding protein, with protein sequence MKLNTLEKVLNLIKEGKKTPDEIARELNMKKEDVEAAIEILKSLGYIEEVQKGSSPACETCPMKKICGGKCFVPRKSGNLKIIEFKVKD
- the feoB gene encoding ferrous iron transport protein B — its product is MAMKVIALAGNPNVGKTTIFNALTGMHQHVGNWPGVTVEKKEGAFDYKGERFLVVDLPGTYSLTAHSVDELVARNFLLNGNPDVVVNVVDSTSILRNLYFTMELFEMGLRNMVIALNKIDLAEKKGIVIDIEKMSKILGVPVVPLDAKDGMGLDELKKIAQKVAHGEIKETPIIPHYDPEVEREIEHISRVLEGTKLAAKYPLRWLAIKLLQRDDEVIKLVERYLGEEGLESVMTHINEVEERYGKAMDLIIAGQKYEFIDGLTHEFMRYGQASRDNFTDRLDRLLVHPVYGFIALALVFYGVFKFTFAVGLPIQNWLANAFTLFGNWLAPHIANGALRGLIVDGVIGGVGMVLSFFPLVFLLFFVLTFLEDLGYMARVAVLMEGILRRFGLPGKAVIPLILGLGCNVPAVMSARNLDDERSRLVTMFVNPFVPCSARLSVISFISAIFFGKEKALVAVSIYMLAFAVALASAWLVSRFVSGESSPFVIELPEYLIPSWRSLLIHSWERSKEFVRKAGTVILLGAIFIWYLSNYPAPVGTGRSYAEQIGHFFEPFMRLMGLDWKAAVSLLFGIIAKENVISTYGVLYGSESAIRNAMTPLQAYVLLAVTTLYIPCIATIGAIKGESNWKWATLATAYMITVASVVGILLWHIGIALGW
- a CDS encoding FeoA family protein, translating into MNMVVPLIELRPGERGVVVNIAGGSGLRSRLYAMGIAPGVIIRILEKHQFGPVVVEAGNTRLAVGKGMTAKILVRKV
- a CDS encoding DUF4870 domain-containing protein, with translation MVEIPPKEPKKTSLGMDENVEGLLAYLLGALTGVIFLVLEKDSDFVRFHAMQSTILFIGLWILQVILGAIFWPLGTLVVFIEFAVWAFGMVKAYQGERYKFPYIGDLAEGWMDKI
- a CDS encoding 7-cyano-7-deazaguanine synthase, encoding MPSVEDAVRELQRFSRESGIDKRQILIMFSGGKDSSLALYLLKEAGLNVSALTFFHRWSWGEPLNWAMRFTRKLGVEHFLVDITEGLLREAMGRKGPVCINCKKAMLWNAKWFAINNGFDILVKGDNANDKIIGALLNQCKGDIRLCNIPKIGMPILRPLIKYTAEEVKGLTEEAGIRPYRMYEHARRRQWREGCPLQYIDREEIVTEKLMDLVYGVNYKVSRIARRKKVRVSVRVPSFEVMCWGCDEETLHEVKSVIERFK